One part of the Arabidopsis thaliana chromosome 4, partial sequence genome encodes these proteins:
- a CDS encoding GTPase Der (DUF707) (Protein of unknown function (DUF707); CONTAINS InterPro DOMAIN/s: Protein of unknown function DUF707 (InterPro:IPR007877); BEST Arabidopsis thaliana protein match is: Protein of unknown function (DUF707) (TAIR:AT4G18530.1); Has 319 Blast hits to 319 proteins in 27 species: Archae - 0; Bacteria - 13; Metazoa - 0; Fungi - 0; Plants - 303; Viruses - 0; Other Eukaryotes - 3 (source: NCBI BLink).), which translates to MDLLYSLPFQGSLSMNQKRKGLSLRRLFSLVFFLAMIFLIGNAFITVDYKEGIAGWSSIIRLNLAKLKMCKTQLRPPGSETLPRGIVASTSDLEMRPLWGAKRDKKPKPSLLAMAVGIRQKESVNKIVKKFPSSEFVVMLFHYDGAVDEWKEFEWSDTAIHISVVNQTKWWFAKRFLHPDIVSAYSYIFLWDEDLGVDHFDARRYVSIIKEEKLEISQPALDPNFSEVHHQLTSRDKKSRVHRRTYKVIGRARCNENSTGPPCTGFVEMMAPVFSRAAWRCTWHMIQNDLNHGWGIDFQLGYCAQGDRTKNIGIVDSEYILHMGLPTLGGGSAENKTDSGKLDKTKTPHAADKSSSVSTGRTEVRKQTYVELETFKHRWKNAVKNDECWIDRFQT; encoded by the exons ATGGATCTTCTTTATTCGTTGCCTTTTCAGGGATCATTAAGTATGAATCAAAAACGAAAGGGCTTGTCTCTTCGTCGCTTGTTCtctttagtgttttttcttGCAATGATCTTCCTTATAGGGAATGCTTTTATTACAGTAGACTATAAAGAG GGTATCGCGGGATGGAGTTCGATAATTAGACTAAATCTTGCTAAACTAAAGATGTGCAAG ACACAACTTAGGCCTCCTGGTAGCGAGACGTTACCGCGAGGTATTGTTGCAAGTACATCTGACTTGGAAATGCGACCGTTATGGGGAGCAAAGCGCGATAAG AAACCGAAACCAAGCTTATTAGCTATGGCAGTTGGAATAAGACAAAAGGAAAGTGTCAACAAGATTGTCAAGAAG TTTCCATCAAGTGAGTTTGTTGTGATGCTGTTTCACTACGATGGTGCTGTGGATGAATGGAAGGAGTTTGAGTGGAGTGACACTGCCATTCATATTTCTGTagtaaaccaaaccaaatg GTGGTTTGCAAAGCGTTTTCTACACCCGGATATTGTCTCAGCTTattcttacatttttctaTGGGATGAAGATCTCGGTGTTGACCATTTTGATGCTAGAAG GTATGTTTCAattattaaagaagaaaagcttgaaATATCACAACCTGCTCTTGATCCCAATTTCTCTGAAGTGCATCATCAACTTACCTCACGAGACAAGAAATCAAGAGTACATAG GAGAACATACAAAGTCATTGGTCGGGCGAGGTGCAACGAGAATAGCACTGGACCTCCTTGCACAGG ATTTGTTGAAATGATGGCTCCTGTGTTTTCCAGAGCAGCTTGGAGGTGTACATGGCATATGATTCAG aaTGACTTAAACCATGGATGGGGTATAGATTTTCAGCTTGGATATTGTGCACAG GGTGATCGAACCAAAAATATCGGTATTGTTGATTCCGAGTATATACTTCATATGGGTCTTCCTACATTAGGAGGAGGTTCAGCTGAAAACAAG ACGGATTCAGGGAAGCTCGATAAGACCAAGACTCCGCATGCTGCAGACAAATCATCATCAGTGTCAACTGGTAGAACTGAG GTTCGGAAGCAAACTTATGTCGAGTTAGAGACTTTTAAACATAGATGGAAAAATGCTGTGAAGAACGATGAGTGCTGGATAGACCGATTCCAAACATGA
- a CDS encoding GTPase Der (DUF707), with product MRPLWGAKRDKKPKPSLLAMAVGIRQKESVNKIVKKFPSSEFVVMLFHYDGAVDEWKEFEWSDTAIHISVVNQTKWWFAKRFLHPDIVSAYSYIFLWDEDLGVDHFDARRYVSIIKEEKLEISQPALDPNFSEVHHQLTSRDKKSRVHRRTYKVIGRARCNENSTGPPCTGFVEMMAPVFSRAAWRCTWHMIQNDLNHGWGIDFQLGYCAQGDRTKNIGIVDSEYILHMGLPTLGGGSAENKTDSGKLDKTKTPHAADKSSSVSTGRTEVRKQTYVELETFKHRWKNAVKNDECWIDRFQT from the exons ATGCGACCGTTATGGGGAGCAAAGCGCGATAAG AAACCGAAACCAAGCTTATTAGCTATGGCAGTTGGAATAAGACAAAAGGAAAGTGTCAACAAGATTGTCAAGAAG TTTCCATCAAGTGAGTTTGTTGTGATGCTGTTTCACTACGATGGTGCTGTGGATGAATGGAAGGAGTTTGAGTGGAGTGACACTGCCATTCATATTTCTGTagtaaaccaaaccaaatg GTGGTTTGCAAAGCGTTTTCTACACCCGGATATTGTCTCAGCTTattcttacatttttctaTGGGATGAAGATCTCGGTGTTGACCATTTTGATGCTAGAAG GTATGTTTCAattattaaagaagaaaagcttgaaATATCACAACCTGCTCTTGATCCCAATTTCTCTGAAGTGCATCATCAACTTACCTCACGAGACAAGAAATCAAGAGTACATAG GAGAACATACAAAGTCATTGGTCGGGCGAGGTGCAACGAGAATAGCACTGGACCTCCTTGCACAGG ATTTGTTGAAATGATGGCTCCTGTGTTTTCCAGAGCAGCTTGGAGGTGTACATGGCATATGATTCAG aaTGACTTAAACCATGGATGGGGTATAGATTTTCAGCTTGGATATTGTGCACAG GGTGATCGAACCAAAAATATCGGTATTGTTGATTCCGAGTATATACTTCATATGGGTCTTCCTACATTAGGAGGAGGTTCAGCTGAAAACAAG ACGGATTCAGGGAAGCTCGATAAGACCAAGACTCCGCATGCTGCAGACAAATCATCATCAGTGTCAACTGGTAGAACTGAG GTTCGGAAGCAAACTTATGTCGAGTTAGAGACTTTTAAACATAGATGGAAAAATGCTGTGAAGAACGATGAGTGCTGGATAGACCGATTCCAAACATGA
- a CDS encoding Far-red impaired responsive (FAR1) family protein (Far-red impaired responsive (FAR1) family protein; FUNCTIONS IN: molecular_function unknown; INVOLVED IN: response to red or far red light; LOCATED IN: cellular_component unknown.), with protein MMTGDLKLDEPYVGLKFESEEEAKDFYVEYSKRLGFVVRMMQRRRSG; from the exons ATGATGACCGGAGATCTGAAACTTGATGAACCTTACGTAGGTTTGAAATtcgaatcagaagaagaagctaaagattTCTATGTAGAATACTCCAAAAGATTAGGGTTTGTTGTGCGTATGATGCAGAGACGAAGATCAG GCTGA
- a CDS encoding Far-red impaired responsive (FAR1) family protein (Far-red impaired responsive (FAR1) family protein; FUNCTIONS IN: molecular_function unknown; INVOLVED IN: response to red or far red light; LOCATED IN: cellular_component unknown; CONTAINS InterPro DOMAIN/s: Transcription factor, FAR1-related (InterPro:IPR004330); BEST Arabidopsis thaliana protein match is: Far-red impaired responsive (FAR1) family protein (TAIR:AT2G43280.1); Has 791 Blast hits to 730 proteins in 17 species: Archae - 0; Bacteria - 0; Metazoa - 0; Fungi - 2; Plants - 789; Viruses - 0; Other Eukaryotes - 0 (source: NCBI BLink).) has product MMTGDLKLDEPYVGLKFESEEEAKDFYVEYSKRLGFVVRMMQRRRSGIDGRTLARRLGCNKQGFGPNNQRSSSSSSSSREGCKATILVKMEKSGKWVVTRFIKEHNHSLQFIGSSSYDSFVRFQSLYLWVFLICFAIT; this is encoded by the coding sequence ATGATGACCGGAGATCTGAAACTTGATGAACCTTACGTAGGTTTGAAATtcgaatcagaagaagaagctaaagattTCTATGTAGAATACTCCAAAAGATTAGGGTTTGTTGTGCGTATGATGCAGAGACGAAGATCAGGTATTGATGGAAGAACACTAGCGAGAAGATTAGGTTGTAACAAGCAAGGCTTTGGTCCTAATAATCAACGATCATCTAGTTCTAGTTCTAGTTCACGAGAAGGTTGCAAAGCTACGATTTTGGTGAAAATGGAGAAATCTGGGAAATGGGTTGTTACTAGATTCATCAAAGAACACAATCACTCTCTTCAATTCATTGGgtcttcttcttatgattCTTTTGTACGTTTTCAAAGTTTGTATCTTTGGGTCTTTTTGATTTGCTTTGCTATTACATGA
- a CDS encoding Far-red impaired responsive (FAR1) family protein, with product MMTGDLKLDEPYVGLKFESEEEAKDFYVEYSKRLGFVVRMMQRRRSGIDGRTLARRLGCNKQGFGPNNQRSSSSSSSSREGCKATILVKMEKSGKWVVTRFIKEHNHSLQFIGLIRKGRLKSLRRRSSVRTDYAMCIGIDW from the exons ATGATGACCGGAGATCTGAAACTTGATGAACCTTACGTAGGTTTGAAATtcgaatcagaagaagaagctaaagattTCTATGTAGAATACTCCAAAAGATTAGGGTTTGTTGTGCGTATGATGCAGAGACGAAGATCAGGTATTGATGGAAGAACACTAGCGAGAAGATTAGGTTGTAACAAGCAAGGCTTTGGTCCTAATAATCAACGATCATCTAGTTCTAGTTCTAGTTCACGAGAAGGTTGCAAAGCTACGATTTTGGTGAAAATGGAGAAATCTGGGAAATGGGTTGTTACTAGATTCATCAAAGAACACAATCACTCTCTTCAATTCATTGG GCTGATAAGGAAAGGAAGATTAAAGAGCTTACGGAGGAGATCGAGTGTCAGGACCGATTATGCGATGTGTATCGGGATCGATTGGTGA
- a CDS encoding Far-red impaired responsive (FAR1) family protein (Far-red impaired responsive (FAR1) family protein; CONTAINS InterPro DOMAIN/s: Transcription factor, FAR1-related (InterPro:IPR004330); BEST Arabidopsis thaliana protein match is: Far-red impaired responsive (FAR1) family protein (TAIR:AT2G43280.1); Has 818 Blast hits to 750 proteins in 17 species: Archae - 0; Bacteria - 0; Metazoa - 0; Fungi - 2; Plants - 816; Viruses - 0; Other Eukaryotes - 0 (source: NCBI BLink).) has protein sequence MMTGDLKLDEPYVGLKFESEEEAKDFYVEYSKRLGFVVRMMQRRRSGIDGRTLARRLGCNKQGFGPNNQRSSSSSSSSREGCKATILVKMEKSGKWVVTRFIKEHNHSLQFIGSSSYDSFADKERKIKELTEEIECQDRLCDVYRDRLVSFIDNVEHYTEELSLKVRDIVENVKKLECQIQTRA, from the exons ATGATGACCGGAGATCTGAAACTTGATGAACCTTACGTAGGTTTGAAATtcgaatcagaagaagaagctaaagattTCTATGTAGAATACTCCAAAAGATTAGGGTTTGTTGTGCGTATGATGCAGAGACGAAGATCAGGTATTGATGGAAGAACACTAGCGAGAAGATTAGGTTGTAACAAGCAAGGCTTTGGTCCTAATAATCAACGATCATCTAGTTCTAGTTCTAGTTCACGAGAAGGTTGCAAAGCTACGATTTTGGTGAAAATGGAGAAATCTGGGAAATGGGTTGTTACTAGATTCATCAAAGAACACAATCACTCTCTTCAATTCATTGGgtcttcttcttatgattCTTTT GCTGATAAGGAAAGGAAGATTAAAGAGCTTACGGAGGAGATCGAGTGTCAGGACCGATTATGCGATGTGTATCGGGATCGATTGGTGAGTTTTATCGATAATGTTGAACATTATACGGAAGAATTGTCACTTAAAGTTCGAGATATTGTGGAGAATGTTAAGAAACTTGAATGTCAAATACAAACAAGAGCTTGA
- the UNE14 gene encoding EF hand calcium-binding protein family (unfertilized embryo sac 14 (UNE14); FUNCTIONS IN: calcium ion binding; INVOLVED IN: double fertilization forming a zygote and endosperm; LOCATED IN: cytoplasm; EXPRESSED IN: leaf whorl, male gametophyte, flower, pollen tube; EXPRESSED DURING: L mature pollen stage, M germinated pollen stage, 4 anthesis; CONTAINS InterPro DOMAIN/s: Parvalbumin (InterPro:IPR008080), EF-Hand 1, calcium-binding site (InterPro:IPR018247), EF-HAND 2 (InterPro:IPR018249), EF-hand-like domain (InterPro:IPR011992), Calcium-binding EF-hand (InterPro:IPR002048), EF-hand (InterPro:IPR018248); BEST Arabidopsis thaliana protein match is: ARF-GAP domain 11 (TAIR:AT3G07490.1); Has 24675 Blast hits to 17481 proteins in 1590 species: Archae - 2; Bacteria - 226; Metazoa - 10763; Fungi - 4223; Plants - 5412; Viruses - 0; Other Eukaryotes - 4049 (source: NCBI BLink).) yields MDRGELSRVFQMFDKNGDGKIAKNELKDFFKSVGIMVPENEINEMIAKMDVNGDGAMDIDEFGSLYQEMVEEKEEEEDMREAFRVFDQNGDGFITDEELRSVLASMGLKQGRTLEDCKKMISKVDVDGDGMVNFKEFKQMMRGGGFAALSSN; encoded by the coding sequence ATGGATCGTGGAGAATTGAGTAGAGTGTTCCAAATGTTCGATAAGAATGGAGACGGGAAGATTGCGAAAAACGAGCTGAAAGACTTCTTTAAAAGCGTGGGAATCATGGTCcctgaaaatgaaatcaatgaGATGATAGCAAAGATGGATGTGAATGGAGACGGGGCCATGGATATCGATGAGTTTGGATCATTGTATCAAGAAATggtggaagagaaagaggaagaagaggacaTGAGAGAAGCCTTTAGAGTATTTGATCAGAATGGTGATGGGTTCATTACAGATGAAGAGCTGAGGTCGGTGCTCGCGTCAATGGGGTTGAAGCAAGGGAGAACACTTGAAGATTGCAAGAAGATGATAAGTAAGGTTGATGTTGATGGAGATGGTATGGTTAATTTTAAGGAGTTCAAACAAATGATGAGAGGTGGTGGATTTGCTGCTCTTAGCTCCAATTAA
- a CDS encoding Gamma interferon responsive lysosomal thiol (GILT) reductase family protein (Gamma interferon responsive lysosomal thiol (GILT) reductase family protein; FUNCTIONS IN: catalytic activity; LOCATED IN: endomembrane system; CONTAINS InterPro DOMAIN/s: Gamma interferon inducible lysosomal thiol reductase GILT (InterPro:IPR004911); BEST Arabidopsis thaliana protein match is: Gamma interferon responsive lysosomal thiol (GILT) reductase family protein (TAIR:AT4G12900.1); Has 30201 Blast hits to 17322 proteins in 780 species: Archae - 12; Bacteria - 1396; Metazoa - 17338; Fungi - 3422; Plants - 5037; Viruses - 0; Other Eukaryotes - 2996 (source: NCBI BLink).), with translation MVSPSFSTKLVFFACFVLFTFSHKLVTGESDKVELNLYYESLCPGCQSFIVDELVKVFDSDLDTITDVKLVPFGYAKVSNNLTVICQHGEEECKLNALEACVINTLPNPKSQYKFIRCVENNTDNWESSCLKGYGNEKAINDCYNSDLSKKLILGYAKQTSSLKPKHEFVPWVTINSKPLYTKLDDLVGQVCKAYKGKTPLPIDCSSAALSERKMSNVEFSYVDEIISH, from the exons atggtttctccttctttttcaaCCAAGCTTGTCTTCTTTGCTTGCTTTGTTCTGTTCACATTCTCACACAAACTCGTGACAGGAGAATCCGACAAAGTTGAGCTCAATCTTTACTACGAATCACTTTGTCCCGGTTGTCAGAGTTTCATCGTCGATGAACTAGTCAAAGTCTTTGACTCCGATCTCGATACAATCACCGATGTCAAGCTCGTTCCATTCGGTTACGCCAAAGTCTCCAATAATCTGACCGTCATTTGCCAG CATGGTGAAGAGGAATGCAAACTCAACGCTCTTGAAGCTTGCGTCATTAACACTTTGCCTAACCCG AAATCGCAGTACAAGTTCATACGATGCGTTGAAAACAATACGGATAACTGGGAATCATCATGTTTAAAGGGCTATGGAAATGAGAAAGCCATCAATGATTGTTACAATAGTGATCTCTCTAAGAAG CTCATACTTGGATATGCAAAACAAACCTCGAGTCTTAAGCCGAAACATGAATTCGTACCATGGGTCACAATCAACAGCAAACCACTCTATACG AAACTAGATGATTTGGTGGGTCAAGTCTGCAAAGCTTACAAAGGAAAGACTCCACTCCCAATAGACTGTAGTTCCGCTGCCTTGTCCGAGAGGAAAATGTCGAATGTTGAATTCTCCTATGTAGATGAAATTATCAGTCACTAA
- the ENODL19 gene encoding early nodulin-like protein 19 (early nodulin-like protein 19 (ENODL19); FUNCTIONS IN: electron carrier activity, copper ion binding; EXPRESSED IN: 22 plant structures; EXPRESSED DURING: 13 growth stages; CONTAINS InterPro DOMAIN/s: Plastocyanin-like (InterPro:IPR003245), Cupredoxin (InterPro:IPR008972); BEST Arabidopsis thaliana protein match is: early nodulin-like protein 17 (TAIR:AT5G15350.1).): MGSRQTFLRRRLAFFFNFSLNFVFYRDQHNILEVNKADYEKCISNRPIRNYTRGAGRDIVPLYETRRYYLLDGRGGCVQGMKLDVLVETPPPPPPFTPPPPAQ, from the exons ATGGGCTCAAGGCAAACATTTCTACGTCGGAGACTGGCTTT tttttttaacttttctttaa ATTTTGTGTTCTATAGAGACCAACACAACATTCTTGAGGTAAACAAGGCTGATTATGAAAAATGTATCTCCAACCGCCCAATACGTAATTATACACGTGGAGCTGGGAGAGATATTGTTCCTCTCTATGAGACTAGACGTTATTATCTACTTGATGGAAGAGGTGGTTGCGTTCAAGGCATGAAGCTAGATGTTTTAGTTGAgactcctcctcctcctcctccttttactcctcctcctccagcacaataa
- the ENODL19 gene encoding early nodulin-like protein 19 (early nodulin-like protein 19 (ENODL19); FUNCTIONS IN: electron carrier activity, copper ion binding; LOCATED IN: apoplast; EXPRESSED IN: 22 plant structures; EXPRESSED DURING: 13 growth stages; CONTAINS InterPro DOMAIN/s: Plastocyanin-like (InterPro:IPR003245), Cupredoxin (InterPro:IPR008972); BEST Arabidopsis thaliana protein match is: early nodulin-like protein 17 (TAIR:AT5G15350.1); Has 1342 Blast hits to 1299 proteins in 61 species: Archae - 0; Bacteria - 0; Metazoa - 0; Fungi - 0; Plants - 1342; Viruses - 0; Other Eukaryotes - 0 (source: NCBI BLink).): MGRSMVLISAVVLAFLVAAPIPEVTAKKYLVGDKKFWNPNINYTLWAQGKHFYVGDWLYFVFYRDQHNILEVNKADYEKCISNRPIRNYTRGAGRDIVPLYETRRYYLLDGRGGCVQGMKLDVLVETPPPPPPFTPPPPAQ; the protein is encoded by the exons ATGGGGAGATCTATGGTGCTAATCTCGGCGGTTGTACTGGCTTTTCTAGTGGCGGCGCCGATACCAGAAGTAACAGCCAAGAAATATTTAGTCGGCGACAAAAAGTTCTGGAACCCCAACATTAACTATACCCTATGGGCTCAAGGCAAACATTTCTACGTCGGAGACTGGCTTT ATTTTGTGTTCTATAGAGACCAACACAACATTCTTGAGGTAAACAAGGCTGATTATGAAAAATGTATCTCCAACCGCCCAATACGTAATTATACACGTGGAGCTGGGAGAGATATTGTTCCTCTCTATGAGACTAGACGTTATTATCTACTTGATGGAAGAGGTGGTTGCGTTCAAGGCATGAAGCTAGATGTTTTAGTTGAgactcctcctcctcctcctccttttactcctcctcctccagcacaataa
- a CDS encoding Gamma interferon responsive lysosomal thiol (GILT) reductase family protein (Gamma interferon responsive lysosomal thiol (GILT) reductase family protein; FUNCTIONS IN: catalytic activity; INVOLVED IN: biological_process unknown; LOCATED IN: endomembrane system; EXPRESSED IN: 9 plant structures; EXPRESSED DURING: 4 anthesis, C globular stage, petal differentiation and expansion stage, E expanded cotyledon stage, D bilateral stage; CONTAINS InterPro DOMAIN/s: Gamma interferon inducible lysosomal thiol reductase GILT (InterPro:IPR004911); BEST Arabidopsis thaliana protein match is: Gamma interferon responsive lysosomal thiol (GILT) reductase family protein (TAIR:AT4G12900.1); Has 30201 Blast hits to 17322 proteins in 780 species: Archae - 12; Bacteria - 1396; Metazoa - 17338; Fungi - 3422; Plants - 5037; Viruses - 0; Other Eukaryotes - 2996 (source: NCBI BLink).) has product MASSSATKFVDLFPCLFLACLFVFTYSNNLVVAENSNKVKINLYYESLCPYCQNFIVDDLGKIFDSDLLKITDLKLVPFGNAHISNNLTITCQHGEEECKLNALEACGIRTLPDPKLQYKFIRCVEKDTNEWESCVKKSGREKAINDCYNGDLSQKLILGYAKLTSSLKPKHEYVPWVTLNGKPLYDNYHNLVAQVCKAYKGKDLPKLCSSSVLYERKVSKFQVSYVDEAIN; this is encoded by the exons atggcttcttcttctgcaaccAAGTTTGTTGATCTGTTCCCATGTCTTTTCTTAGCTTGCCTCTTCGTGTTCACATACTCAAACAACCTCGTCGTGGCTGAAAATTCCAACAAAGTGAAGATCAATCTTTACTATGAATCACTTTGTCCCTATTGTCAAAATTTCATTGTTGATGATCTAGGTAAAATCTTTGACTCCGATCTCCTCAAAATCACCGATCTCAAGCTCGTTCCATTCGGTAACGCTCATATCTCCAATAATCTGACTATTACTTGCCAG CATGGTGAAGAGGAATGCAAACTTAACGCTCTCGAAGCTTGCGGTATAAGAACTTTGCCCGATCCG AAATTGCAGTACAAGTTCATACGCTGCGTTGAAAAAGATACGAATGAATGGGAATCATGTGTTAAAAAATCTGGACGTGAGAAAGCCATCAATGATTGTTACAATGGTGATCTCTCTCAAAAG CTGATACTTGGGTATGCAAAACTGACCTCGAGTTTGAAGCCAAAACATGAATACGTACCATGGGTCACACTCAACGGCAAACCACTCTATGAC AATTACCATAATTTGGTCGCACAAGTCTGCAAAGCGTACAAAGGAAAGGATCTCCCAAAACTATGCAGTTCCTCGGTCTTGTATGAGAGGAAAGTGTCAAAGTTTCAAGTCTCCTATGTAGATGAAGCTATCAATTAA